Genomic DNA from Streptomyces sp. AM 2-1-1:
ACAGCTCCCGCCCCGGGGCGTGGCTGGACAGCTCCACCCCCGCCAATCCCTGCTCCAGCGCGTGGTCGAGAGCGGGCACCATGAGGCCCGGGTGCTGGAGGGGTACGAGGCCGAGGCCCCGCAGCCGGTCCGGAGCAGCCGCGCAGTGCGCGGCGGTGGCCTCACCGGCCAGCCGGTACACCTTCTCCGCCGTCTCCTCGTCGGCCCAGTAGTGGTACTGCGACGGGGAAGGGCTGACGAGTTGGACGTCCACCCCCTGCGCGTCCATCGCCGCGAGGCGTACGGAGACGTCGGTCAGCTTCGGTATGCGGGCACCGACCATGGGGCCGCTGACGGCGAGCGCCGCGGGACCGTTGCGGCGGGCGTCCAGCTCCCTGGCCTCCGCGAGTCCCGGGAGCCCCGCCACCAGAGCCTCGACCTCGGGCAGCAGGACGTGGGCGTGCACGTCGACGGTCGGGGAGGTCACGGGAGCTCCCGGAGCATCGTCATGGTGCGGCCCATCAGGCCGGGGACGTCGGCGTCCCGCACCCCGTCGAGCTGCCACTGCCCGATCTGCACGGACGCCTCCACGACGGGCCGGACCCGGGCGATGCGGCGCTCGTAGTACGCCTGGAACAGCGCGTCGTCCCAGCTCTCGGCCCCGGTCAGCATCCGCGCGAGCACGAGGGCGTCCTCCAGGGACAGGGCGGCGCCCTGCGCGAGGGTGGGCGGGCAGCAGTGGGCGGCGTCGCCGACGAGGACGACGCGTCCGCGGTGCCAGGAGCCCTCGACCAGCAGCCGGTCGAACCAGGTGTAGTTCACCTGTCCCGAGTCGGTGATCGTCCGGGTGATCTCCGGCCAGAAGCCCCCGTAGGCGGAGGTCAGGCGGCGCATCTCGTCGGCGTACGAGTCCACCGGGATGGAGGCCCGGTCGCGGTTGGCCTCGACCACGTACGCGTAGAGGGTCGTCTCGCTGGTGGGGCAGTAGCCGGCGATGTGGGCCGGCCCCCCGTAGGCGAGGTCGGTGCGGGTCAGGCCGGCCGGACGCGGGGCGGCGACGCGCCAGATGGCCATGCCGGTCGGTTCGGGCTTCGCGGTGATACCGATGGCGGCGCGGGTGGTGGAGCCGAGTCCGTCGGCGGCGATCACCAGGTCGTAGCGGCCCTCGGTGCCGTCGGAGAAGCGCACGGTGACGCCGTCGTCGTCCTGAACCAGGCCGGTGGTCCGGACGCCCAGGCGCACCCGGGCCCCGCTCCCGCGGACGGCGTCGATGAGGATCCGCTGCAACTGGGGGCGCTGCATGCCGACGGTGGCCGGCAGGTCGTCGCCTCCGCTGCGGATGTCGTCCTGCGCGTGCAGGACGGTACCGTCGGGGGCGGTGATGCCGACCGAGCCGAAGCCGTAACCGGACGCCTCCACCCGCTCCCAGACGCCGAGTTCGCGCAGCACGCGCAGGGCGTTGCCCTGGAGGGTGATGCCGGAACCCGCCGTCGCGTTCCAGTCCTCCTTCGCCTCGACCAGGTCGACGCCGAAGCCGGCCCGGCGCAGCAGGACCGTGACGGCGTTGCCTGCCGCCCCGCCGCCGACCACCAGGACCGTACGGGATGTGCTCATGGGAACTCCCTTGTTCCTCTTGTTACTTGACGGCGATCGGATTGACCGGGCTGCCGACCGCACCGGTGATGCGCAAGGGCGCGGCGGTGAGGAGGAAGTCGTACGTCCCGTCGTCCGCGCAGTCCTCGGCGAGTGCGTCGAGGTCCCACATCTCGCCGATCAGCAATCCGATGTTGGGGATGGCGACCTGGTGCAGCGGCTGGAAGGCGTGGTCGAACTCGTTGGGCCGCACCTCGAAGCCCCAGGTGTCGGTGGCGATCGCGGCGATCTCCGTGCCGTGCAGCCATCCGGCCGCGGTGAACGACAGGCCGGGGGCCGGGCCGCCGGCGTACTCGCCCCAGCCGTCGCGGCGGACCCGGGCGAGCTGCCCGGTCCGCACCAGCACGATGTCGCCGCGCCCCACGGCGACCCCCTGGGCCCCGGCCGTGGCCGCCAGGTGCTCCCCGGTGATGGCGAAGCCGTCCGGCAACTCCCCGTCCTCGCCGATCGCACGGCCGACGTCCAGCAGCACCCCGCGGCCGGCGACGTGCGGTGCCATGTGCTCGATGCCGGTGACGAGGTCGCCCTCGGACGTGACGACCTGCTCCGCCGGACGTCCGTTCCAGGCCTTGCCGTGGTCGAAGATGTGCCCGAGCCCGTCCCACTGGGTGGAACACTGCAGCGGCATCGCGATCACGTCGTCGGCGCCACCGAGGCCGTGCGGGAACCCCTGCCCGTTGACGACGGCGTCGGTGCCGGTGTCGAGCATGGTGTGCACGGGGTTGGTGCGCCGGCGCCAGCCCTTCTGCGGGCCGTTCATGTCGAAGCTCTGGGAGAGGGAGAAACTGGCCCCCCGCCGCACGAGCGCGGCCGCCTCGCGGCGCTTGGCCCCGTCGAGGAAGTTGAGGGTGCCCAGCACGTCGTCCGCGCCCCAGCGTCCCCAGTTGGAGTACGCCTTGGCCGCCTCGGCGATCGCCCCCTCGGGGTCGGTGCGGTCGAGGGTCATGACTCCTCCGCGACGACACACCGGGTGCGCTGGACACCGAGCCCGGAGACCGAACCCTCCATCACGTCCCCGTCGCGCAGCAGCCGGCCCCAGTGCATGCCGTTCCCGGCCGGGCTGCCGGTCAGGACGAGGTCGCCGGGGAGCAGGCGCGCGGTCTGCGACACGTAACTCACCACGCGCGCGACGCTGAAGATCATGTCCTCGGTGGACTCGTCCTGCATCGTCTCGCCGTTCAGCTTCAGCGTCACCCGCAGGTCGTCCGGGTCGGTGACCGACCCGGCGGGCACGATCCAGGGCCCGAGCGGGGTGAAGCCGGGGGCGTTCTTGCTGCGCAGCCAGTCCGTGCCGATCTGCGGCATGTCACGGCGGAAGACGGTCCCGCGATCGGTCAGGTCGTTGGCGATCGTGTACCCGGCGACGTGGTCCAGCGCCTCTTCGACCGGCACCTGGTAGGCGGGCCGGCCGATCACGACCGCCAGCTCCAGCTCCCAGTCGGGCTTCCCGGCCCACGCGGGGAGCACGACGTCGTCGTACGGCCCGGTGATCGCGCTCGGCAGGCCGATGAACACGTACGGCAGGTCCTCCGTCGCGCGCCGGTCCATGATCTCCGCCGCCTCCGCGCGCCGCTCCTCCTCGGAGCGGTCGTCGTCCGGGGCCCGGTGCGCGACATGCAGGTCGATGACGTGCTGCCGGTAGTTCGCGCCGGACTGGAAGACCTGACGCGGCTCGACGGGGGCGTGCACCCGGAAGTCCGCCAGGGGCTTTCGCTCCGGTCCGTCGCTCCCGGCCAGCGCCTCCAGCCGGGGGAGCGCGGACTCCCAGCTCTCCAGAAGGCTCCGGACGTCCAGCCGGTCGTCGCCGAGTACGGCCCGGAGGTCGAGCACCCGGGCGTCGGGCGTGACGAGGGCCGGGAACGCCGGTCCGTCCGGGGCCGAGAGCGTGGCGAGGGCGAACGGTCCGGCGAAGAGCGCGGACGCGGGTTCAGGTTTCACGGGCATGTCCTCCTGATTGCGGTGGGACTAATCTGAACCCGCCACCCGGAATCATGGAAATAGATTGTATGGATGAGTGTCATCCACAGTGTTTATTTCTCCTGGTGGGCGCCGCCTCGTAGGGAGAAAGCCCGTGAATCTGTCCCGACTCGACCTCAACCTCGTCGTCGCACTGCGCGCCCTGCTGGAGGAGCGCAACGTCACGCGCGCAGGACAGCGCGTCGGGCTCAGCCAGCCGGCCATGAGCGCGGCCCTCGCGCGACTGCGACGGCACTTCGACGACGACCTGCTGGCGCGGGTCGGCGGCCACTACGAACTCACCGCCCTCGGCCAGGTCCTCCTCGACCGCACCTCGACCGCCTACGACGTACTGGAACGTCTCTTCGCCAGTCAGGCCGTCTTCGATCCGGCCGGTGAGAGCCGCGAGTTCAAGCTGATCGCCTCCGACTACGCCGTCGCCGTCTTCGGGGCCGAACTCGCGCGGGTCGTCCACGAGGAGGCCCCCGGCGTCCGCCTGCGCTTCGCCCAGACCCCGCCCACCGTGGTCGACGACACGGCCACACTGCTGAGCACCACCGACGGTCTGCTCATGCCGCACGGTGTCATCAGCGGTTTCCCCGCCACCGACCTCTACGAGGACAGCTGGGTCTTCCTCGTCGCGGACGACCACCCGAGCGTGGAGGACCGGCTCACCCGGGCGGACCTGGCCCGGCTGCCCTGGGTCACCTACCAGCGCACCTACGACGCCCCCGCCGTGCGCCAACTCGGGATGCTGGGTGTCGAACCGCGGGTGGAGGTCTCCGTCGACAGCTTCCAGGTGCTGCCGCTGCTGGTCGCGGGGACCCGGCGGATCGCCCTGATCCAGGCCCGCCTCGCCCGTCTTCTCTCCCCGCTGGCGGCCGTACGCGTCCTGCAACCCCCCTACGAGGCGGTTCCGCTGCGGGAATCGATGTGGTGGCACCCGGTGCACACCCACGACGCCGCCCACATCTGGCTGCGCGAAACGGCCGCCCGGGTCGGACGGCGCATGGCCGACGCCCCCGGACGGCCGGCGTCCTCCTGACGGGCGCTGCGGGCCTCCCGCCGACCCGGCACCGCACCGCCCGGTCGGCATCCCGATCGGCGTAGACCGGCCCCACGGCATCCACGGCGTGGATCCGGGGCATCCGTGAATCGGATCGCGCCAGGGCTGGACAGACGGTCCCGGCGACCGCACGGCAGGGAAACGCCGCTGGGGGCGCCTCCCCTCCCATCGGGCCCGGGACTGCATTCCGCCGTCCCGCCCTGCCCGCTCCCGCGCCCCGTACGTACCCGCCCGGGGAACCCCCCGTCCCCCGCCGGCCGCCGCCAGGAGCGCCGCACTCCGCCGGCCTCCCGCACGACCCGGACAACCCGGCGGGGCCCTGCCGGAAGATCAGGTCGACTCGCGCACCACGAGTTCGTTCGGCATGATCACCGGCGTGGCCGGGCCCCCGTCGATCAGGCCGAGGAGCAGGTGGACGGCGGCGGTCGCCTGGTCGGCCATCGGGCTGCGCACCGAGGTCAGCGCCGGGCTGGTGTAGGACGCGGCCTCGATGTCGTCGAAGCCGACGACCGCCACGTCCTCGGGGACCCGTCGGCCCGCGCGGTGAAGGGTACGCAGGGCCCCGATCGCCATCAGGTCGTTGGCCGCGAACACCGCGTCGAGACCCGGATCGTCCTCCAGGAGCTGACGCATGGCCTCGGCGCCGGAGGCCCGGGTGAAGTCGCCCAGCGCCACGATGGAGCGCCGGCCGGTGTCACGCAGAGTCCGGCGGTAGCCGTCGAGACGTTCGCGCGCCTCGTACAGTTCGAGCGGTCCGGTGATGGTGGCGATCCGGCGCCGCCCGCGCTCCAGGAGATGACGCACGGCCAGGGCCGCTCCACCGGCGTTGTCCAGCGCCACGTACGGGACGTCCTGTGCGGAGGTGCGGTTGAACGACACGACGGGCAGGCCCTGCCGGGCCAGCGCGGCCGGCAGCGGATCCGTACCGTGCAGGGCGACGAGGAGCACACCGTCCACGTGCCCGCCCGCGATGTACCGCACCACCCTGGTCCGGCTCCGGTCCGATTCCGCGAGCATGAGTACGAGCCGTTTGCCCGCGTTCTCCAGCTCCCTGCTGACGGCCCGGACCACGGCGGAGAAGAGGGGGTCGTCGGAGACGACTCCTTGCGGCGGGTCGGAGACCACGACGGCAAGGGTGTCCGTACGCCGGGTGACGAGATTGCGTGCCGCTCCATT
This window encodes:
- a CDS encoding FAD-dependent oxidoreductase — its product is MSTSRTVLVVGGGAAGNAVTVLLRRAGFGVDLVEAKEDWNATAGSGITLQGNALRVLRELGVWERVEASGYGFGSVGITAPDGTVLHAQDDIRSGGDDLPATVGMQRPQLQRILIDAVRGSGARVRLGVRTTGLVQDDDGVTVRFSDGTEGRYDLVIAADGLGSTTRAAIGITAKPEPTGMAIWRVAAPRPAGLTRTDLAYGGPAHIAGYCPTSETTLYAYVVEANRDRASIPVDSYADEMRRLTSAYGGFWPEITRTITDSGQVNYTWFDRLLVEGSWHRGRVVLVGDAAHCCPPTLAQGAALSLEDALVLARMLTGAESWDDALFQAYYERRIARVRPVVEASVQIGQWQLDGVRDADVPGLMGRTMTMLRELP
- a CDS encoding cyclase family protein; translation: MTLDRTDPEGAIAEAAKAYSNWGRWGADDVLGTLNFLDGAKRREAAALVRRGASFSLSQSFDMNGPQKGWRRRTNPVHTMLDTGTDAVVNGQGFPHGLGGADDVIAMPLQCSTQWDGLGHIFDHGKAWNGRPAEQVVTSEGDLVTGIEHMAPHVAGRGVLLDVGRAIGEDGELPDGFAITGEHLAATAGAQGVAVGRGDIVLVRTGQLARVRRDGWGEYAGGPAPGLSFTAAGWLHGTEIAAIATDTWGFEVRPNEFDHAFQPLHQVAIPNIGLLIGEMWDLDALAEDCADDGTYDFLLTAAPLRITGAVGSPVNPIAVK
- a CDS encoding fumarylacetoacetate hydrolase family protein: MPVKPEPASALFAGPFALATLSAPDGPAFPALVTPDARVLDLRAVLGDDRLDVRSLLESWESALPRLEALAGSDGPERKPLADFRVHAPVEPRQVFQSGANYRQHVIDLHVAHRAPDDDRSEEERRAEAAEIMDRRATEDLPYVFIGLPSAITGPYDDVVLPAWAGKPDWELELAVVIGRPAYQVPVEEALDHVAGYTIANDLTDRGTVFRRDMPQIGTDWLRSKNAPGFTPLGPWIVPAGSVTDPDDLRVTLKLNGETMQDESTEDMIFSVARVVSYVSQTARLLPGDLVLTGSPAGNGMHWGRLLRDGDVMEGSVSGLGVQRTRCVVAEES
- a CDS encoding LysR family transcriptional regulator, producing the protein MNLSRLDLNLVVALRALLEERNVTRAGQRVGLSQPAMSAALARLRRHFDDDLLARVGGHYELTALGQVLLDRTSTAYDVLERLFASQAVFDPAGESREFKLIASDYAVAVFGAELARVVHEEAPGVRLRFAQTPPTVVDDTATLLSTTDGLLMPHGVISGFPATDLYEDSWVFLVADDHPSVEDRLTRADLARLPWVTYQRTYDAPAVRQLGMLGVEPRVEVSVDSFQVLPLLVAGTRRIALIQARLARLLSPLAAVRVLQPPYEAVPLRESMWWHPVHTHDAAHIWLRETAARVGRRMADAPGRPASS
- a CDS encoding LacI family DNA-binding transcriptional regulator encodes the protein MRRPTLEVVAARAGVSKSSVSRVINGETTVAPQIRDVVMRAVQELGYVPNGAARNLVTRRTDTLAVVVSDPPQGVVSDDPLFSAVVRAVSRELENAGKRLVLMLAESDRSRTRVVRYIAGGHVDGVLLVALHGTDPLPAALARQGLPVVSFNRTSAQDVPYVALDNAGGAALAVRHLLERGRRRIATITGPLELYEARERLDGYRRTLRDTGRRSIVALGDFTRASGAEAMRQLLEDDPGLDAVFAANDLMAIGALRTLHRAGRRVPEDVAVVGFDDIEAASYTSPALTSVRSPMADQATAAVHLLLGLIDGGPATPVIMPNELVVREST